The Camelina sativa cultivar DH55 chromosome 14, Cs, whole genome shotgun sequence genome includes a window with the following:
- the LOC104738676 gene encoding uncharacterized protein LOC104738676, with protein MIMKDDRRLLPHKRDGLQFLKTKTAYVIFILLSYAFGYFSAYYNRQPPQQPPPSTAEVRTVKTTKPQDCSIDNFRVTTRCGDPVPPERIRRTVIDRIFNGTSPYSEFPPPHAAKLLRRKRIKGWGSYGAVFENLIRRVKPKTIVEIGSFLGASAIHMANLTRRLGLEETQILCVDDFRGWPGFRDRFKDVALVNGDVLLMYQFMQNVVSSEFSGSILPVPFSTGSALEKMCEWGVTADLVEIDAGHDFNSAWADINRAVRILRPGGVIFGHDYFTAADNRGVRRAVNLFAEINRLKVKTDGQHWVIDSVSPSKLT; from the coding sequence ATGATCATGAAGGATGatcgtcgtcttcttcctcacaaACGCGATGGTCTCCAGTTCTTGAAAACGAAGACTGCGTACGTTATCTTCATATTGCTATCATAcgcttttggttatttctccGCCTACTACAACCGTCAGCCGCCGCAGCAGCCACCACCTTCTACGGCGGAAGTGAGAACCGTAAAGACGACAAAACCTCAAGATTGTTCGATCGACAACTTCCGGGTGACTACTCGATGCGGCGATCCTGTTCCGCCTGAACGAATCCGACGTACGGTGATAGACCGGATCTTTAACGGGACTTCACCGTACTCTGAATTCCCGCCACCGCACGCAGCTAAACTCCTCCGGCGAAAAAGAATCAAAGGCTGGGGATCGTACGGAGCCGTGTTCGAGAATCTGATCCGCCGAGTCAAACCTAAGACGATCGTCGAAATCGGGAGCTTCCTCGGCGCGTCGGCGATACACATGGCGAATCTCACGCGCCGCCTTGGGCTCGAGGAGACTCAGATACTCTGCGTCGACGACTTCCGTGGCTGGCCAGGGTTTCGCGACCGGTTCAAGGACGTGGCGTTGGTAAACGGTGACGTTTTGCTTATGTACCAGTTTATGCAAAACGTGGTTAGCTCGGAGTTTTCCGGTTCGATATTGCCGGTTCCTTTCTCGACCGGTTCTGCTTTGGAGAAGATGTGTGAGTGGGGAGTGACGGCGGATCTAGTGGAGATAGACGCAGGTCACGATTTCAATTCCGCTTGGGCAGATATAAACCGGGCGGTTAGGATACTCCGACCCGGCGGAGTTATATTTGGTCACGATTATTTCACGGCGGCGGATAATAGAGGAGTTAGGAGAGCTGTGAATTTGTTCGCAGAGATTAACCGGTTAAAGGTCAAAACCGATGGTCAACATTGGGTTATTGACTCCGTGTCTCCGTCAAAATTAACCTGA
- the LOC104738678 gene encoding uncharacterized protein LOC104738678: protein MATSSGGKTKYIIGALIGSFGISYIFDKVISDNKIFGGSTPGTVSNKEWWAATDEKFQAWPRTAGPPVVMNPISRQNFIVKSRPE from the exons ATGGCAACATCATCAGGAGGTAAAACCAAGTACATAATCGGTGCTCTTATCGGCTCTTTCGGAATCTCATACATCTTTGACAAAGTTATCTCTGATAATAAGATCTTTGGAG GGTCTACTCCAGGAACTGTATCTAACAAAGAATGGTGGGCAGCCACGGATGAGAAGTTTCAAGCGTGGCCAAGAACCGCTGGTCCTCCCGTCGTTATGAATCCCATTAGCCGTCAGAATTTCATCGTCAAGTCGCGCCCagaatga